TTAGGATCAATACTAATGGCACCTTCCCAATTTAATTAAAGCAACAATTGCTGCATTATTAGTAACTGGAGCTAAGCTGAAGCTATAAGCATGCAGATGGAAAATTTACATCATAGCAGAGTGAATGGCAATAGATAATAGAGTAGACTGACATAACCATGCTTTGAACTTCATTACTGGTCTGTGGTGGTAATTACAGCTGTTGCTAACCGAGCTACTTGGGGGCTGGTTCCTTACtatttttttcagtttgtaCTGTCATCTTGTTCAGGTTACATGAGACTCTTGAGATCAACTGTTCATATCATACTGTGTATAATTTAATCAGGTTGGATTCTATCAGAGAAAGGCCTAATTCATAAAAGAAGCTTCTAAAATTTGTcttaaactactccctccttctcatattaagtgactttctattacatgtatctagacgctttttaggcatagatacatccatatttggacaaatttgaatcacttaaatgggacggaggaagtatttggAGGGGATATTCCAGATTCTTTAACGGAGTTGCTTTCTTTGAAAGGTGTTGGCCCTAAACTGGCTGATCTGGTATTTTATCTACTAACTATGTCCTTCATAGTTGAAATTTAAACTTAATTCTCTTCGTAGCTATTTTTCACTAAACAAGTGATGAGCATCGCATGGAAGAATACTCAAGGAATCTGTGTGGACACCCATGTGCATCGCATTTCTAACCGTCTTGGATGGGTCTACCGAGAAGGAACAAAGCAGGTATTTGTTAAAGCTGTATTGTCTCTCTGCTTGGGAACAAGTTATATTTACCATCTGTGCACAGAAAACTACAACACCAGAACAAACAAGGATGTCTCTCGAGAAGTGGTCACCAAAGGACGAGTGGGAGCCTATAAACCTGCTGCTGGTAATGCCCTGTTGAGTTGATTCATCTTCCATTACAAGACATGTTCTATTTTTGGCTTCGCAAATAACTTAAAAGATGGTGGCGTTTTCCTCCAGCAGAAAACTTTTGGGTTATACCTCGATGGAATTTTAAAACGCAGAcacctgattttttttaagtttcaATCACTTTTTTTGTTCAGTGGTGTTTCAGTCACTCTTATAGTTCCCTTAtttgttattttatttttagtttTGTATTTGTGGTAATTGCACTTTTTTAGTTTTGtattttgttgaaattgcACTTTAATGGTGGGgcataaaaattaaaaaggacTCCCTCCTTTCCATAATTAAGTGAAATTTCCAGGATTTTCAAACACCTGCGCTCTAGATAGTCCCATACCTTAAATTGCAGAAATAATCATCTTAAGTTGAAACTGAAAATGCTTGCAGGTTGGATTTGGGCAGACAATCTGTACTCTGCTGAGGCCCAAATGCGTGTGGTATAAACACCATTTGCCCCTCAGTGTTTAAGGAGCCATCAAAGTCCAAATCCAAAGCAAGAGAAACGAGGTGTGCAAGTAGTTGACTGAAATTATGTGCATGTATGATGTTGACATATTTCTTACTTGAGATTCAGTACAATAGAAATTATCTATCTTCAATTCctattattttttgaaatattCTTACTAAATTATCTATTCGAGATATTATCTACTACTATTATGTGTGATTTTGTCAATGTTAGTTAATGTGCACAGGATTGCATGTTCTTTTGCCATTTAGTTGGATACAATGTCTTTTTATGTACTTTTCCTCTTTCGGGATGATAATTATACCGCTCAAACTTAACATGGCAAGTACACTCTTCTGTTTTGTTGTATTAAAATATTGATTTTGCCAATATTGGCTCTCTTAAAATAATGATCATGTGGTTGAGCAATCTTAATATTGATTGGTAGTTTTATATCCATGACTGCCCGGATTTGGTTCAAAAAAGCTTGCTCAAACTTGTCTCATTATAACGATCAAATCAATGCCTATTGTTAATTATGATGCATATACGCTTCCTGCACGTTCCAACAGAATTAAGATAATAAGCAATGCTTTATAAGTTACACCACgtcaagtatttagaaacggagggagtagaaaacaTGTTCGATCTTCTCATTGAATTGAAAGAGGAAATTAAGGCGCATAACAATATATACTTGCATTGGTTCCAGCACAAAAATCAATAACTAATAAGGAGGCATGCATACATCCGATGCCAATTAACAACAAATAACACaactaaaaaaatagaatatgAAACACACAATCATTTCTCCACACGGAATATGAAGCACAACTAATTATGGCAGGGTGGACCATGTCGCCTTCACGGAGATAGTGGCAAGGTCAAGCATTATTTCTTGACAGGCACATCCATGTGTGTCTGTTTTGAAGGAACAATAATAGTGATCAAGATTTGAGCTGTTCTGGCCTACCTCCAATTTCATATGCATCCAAGTATCCTTCTCTACAGCAATCACAAATCTTCTCAAGCCACATGACTCACCAATGGTGCCACGGAAGAGTTGAATTTTTTCATGTGAATCTTTCataaaaacaaatgaactgAGAGATAAATTGAATCCACTCTGCACCTTTGATATGATGACTTCTATTGTGGCTTCCACTCCATCAATCATTGCATAAGTCATGTGAACCGCACCATAATCACCTTCAAAGCAAGTCGTGAATGGTATCGAAGAATCTGCGGCTGCGGTTACATCGTTGAAATCTACTGCCCCGTCAATTAGTTGTacatcatcttcctccttaCCTTTCTTAATCCTCATGTCGAACTCAACAAGAACGGAGCAATCAAATGAGATGCCTCGTTTAGGGCCAGTCATCTCAATGGGAGAACCTGCAAAACTAGATATTATTATTCACTAGTTAATTCCTCGTAGGAGAGCAATAATAAGATACTTAGTACTTTTCTTTCTAGCTACTCCATCCATCTGTTATAacatgttctagctttgttgTAAGCAAAACTTTATAGACTTAATAGAATATGATCAAGTTCATAACAAAATGTCCAACGCCCAAAAGCGAGCGGGATAACAACATGCATAAAACTTGCGCGCACAGGGAAAAAGTTGTGCATGTGGCTGGGTTATAGGATGAGGTAGGGCAGAGGGGTTTCAGAAGCTATCAAACACATCTCCTTCTCCCGTCCTTTCTTAAGCTCGCGGTGCCGACCTTGCGACACAGAGGTCGAGCACACCCTTCTCCGCCACAACACTGGTTCTCACTACGCCCCCACCTCGTCTTCTCCTTTTCCTAAACTGCTAGTTCTTTAGCCTTGGAAGTCCTAATTACATTCCCCTAAAACTCCTAATTTCTACTGGTTTTGGTCCGACCTGGCATATGCACTAAGTGGAAGGCCATCACACCGCATACGATAATGCTTCTTCAGACCTACCTTACAGGAATTAAGGGATCAATATtgttccctaaaaaaaaaaggatcaaTATTGTTATATTTCCTTAATAGCTTTTTTCATACCATTTGACATTCTACAATATTAAGTTTTGTTTGATATCATAATGACTAAAAGATAGTTCTATTTCCTTAGTAACTTCTTTCACAGTAATTGCAATTCCACAATTTCATCACCAAGACATGGAAGTAAATATTCAGCCATAACACCATAAATTACTatttatggattggagggagcaCTAAATAGGTGAATACAAAACTAAGCACATAATTCAtagcatttttattttatatagcAACCTACAAGAGATAAAAGAGACTACTGG
The Brachypodium distachyon strain Bd21 chromosome 2, Brachypodium_distachyon_v3.0, whole genome shotgun sequence genome window above contains:
- the LOC104582775 gene encoding uncharacterized protein LOC104582775, whose protein sequence is MSTPGSSWQGTLCIDLLISTPGSSWQGTLQRGIPSCGSPIEMTGPKRGISFDCSVLVEFDMRIKKGKEEDDVQLIDGAVDFNDVTAAADSSIPFTTCFEGDYGAVHMTYAMIDGVEATIEVIISKVQSGFNLSLSSFVFMKDSHEKIQLFRGTIGESCGLRRFVIAVEKDTWMHMKLEVGQNSSNLDHYYCSFKTDTHGCACQEIMLDLATISVKATWSTLP